A part of Larkinella insperata genomic DNA contains:
- a CDS encoding xanthine dehydrogenase family protein molybdopterin-binding subunit: protein MTKYIGKSMSRVDGVAKVTGKAKYAAEYFAPDLAYGYVVSSTIAKGKIIRFNTDEVLQIPGVIQLFTHENRPRLAWFDISYKDQDAPPGSPFRPLRDEKVVYNGQPIALVVAETFEIARYAASLVKVEYEEEDHDTALEHNLHRSRKPKSGVASLLKSPPPKPRGEFDKAFQAAPFQTTGQHVHSVEHHNPMEMFSSTVVYEKNGKLTIYDKTQGAPNSQLYVSQVFNLPFKDVRVISPYVGGAFGSGLRPQYQLFLAVLAALELKRSVRVSLTRQQMFTFGHRPATVQNLSLGAKADGTIDAIQHDAIAETSRFEDYFEIVVNWSGMLYPAENTKFTYNLVPLDVFTPLDMRAPGGVTGVPAIEMEIDELAHKVGMDPVEFRLKNYTEKDMDQDLPYSSKELRECFRQGAERFGWSGRKPEPRSMRRGHTLIGWGMATGIWDATQGPARAEAVLTVNGKLRVTSATADIGTGTYTIMTQIAADTLGMPIEDVIFRLGDSDMPLAPIEGGSWTAATVGTAVKVACEELGKKLFKMAQKMKNSPFADVKPEDIVFADAHLRLKDNPSVAVSLRDIVGTNGGRAVSETSTSLPNMLQQRKYARAAHSAVFVEVEVDEDFGTVRVTRAVTAVAGGRILNPKTARSQIIGGMVWGISKALEEESVMDHQFGRFMNHNLSEYHVAVNADIQELDVVFVEENDTIVNPLGVKGLGEIGIVGMPAAVANAIFHATGKRVRSLPITLDKLL from the coding sequence ATGACAAAATACATCGGAAAATCCATGAGCCGCGTCGATGGCGTGGCTAAAGTGACGGGAAAAGCGAAATATGCCGCCGAATATTTTGCGCCGGATCTGGCCTACGGTTACGTGGTGTCCAGTACCATTGCCAAAGGAAAAATCATCCGTTTTAATACCGACGAGGTGCTGCAAATACCGGGGGTGATTCAACTCTTTACGCACGAAAACCGTCCCCGTCTGGCGTGGTTCGATATTAGCTACAAGGATCAAGATGCCCCGCCGGGGTCGCCTTTCCGGCCCCTGCGCGACGAAAAAGTGGTCTACAACGGCCAGCCGATTGCGCTGGTGGTGGCCGAAACATTTGAAATTGCCCGGTATGCGGCTTCGCTGGTGAAGGTTGAGTACGAGGAGGAAGACCATGATACCGCGCTGGAACACAACCTGCATCGGAGTCGGAAGCCGAAATCGGGCGTGGCCAGCTTGCTGAAATCGCCCCCGCCCAAACCCCGGGGTGAATTTGACAAGGCGTTTCAGGCGGCCCCCTTCCAGACGACAGGACAGCATGTTCACTCCGTTGAGCACCACAATCCCATGGAGATGTTTTCCAGCACGGTTGTCTACGAAAAAAATGGAAAACTGACGATCTACGACAAAACGCAGGGTGCTCCCAACAGCCAGCTGTATGTGTCCCAGGTGTTCAACCTGCCGTTTAAGGATGTGCGGGTGATTTCGCCCTACGTCGGTGGAGCGTTTGGGTCGGGGCTGCGCCCGCAGTACCAGCTCTTTCTGGCGGTTCTGGCCGCACTGGAATTGAAGCGTTCCGTTCGGGTTTCGCTCACCCGTCAGCAGATGTTTACCTTTGGCCACCGGCCCGCTACCGTTCAGAATCTGTCCCTGGGTGCAAAGGCCGACGGCACCATCGACGCCATTCAGCACGACGCTATTGCCGAAACGTCCCGGTTTGAAGATTACTTTGAAATTGTGGTCAACTGGTCCGGAATGCTGTACCCGGCCGAAAATACCAAGTTTACCTACAACCTCGTGCCGCTGGATGTCTTCACTCCGCTGGATATGCGCGCGCCCGGCGGGGTAACTGGTGTTCCGGCCATCGAAATGGAGATTGACGAACTGGCGCATAAGGTGGGGATGGATCCCGTTGAATTCCGGTTGAAAAACTACACCGAAAAGGACATGGACCAGGACCTGCCGTATTCGAGCAAGGAGCTTCGGGAGTGTTTCCGGCAGGGCGCCGAACGGTTTGGATGGTCGGGCCGGAAGCCCGAACCGCGTTCAATGCGCCGGGGGCACACGCTGATCGGCTGGGGGATGGCAACCGGTATCTGGGATGCTACCCAGGGACCCGCCCGGGCGGAAGCCGTGCTGACGGTAAACGGAAAACTTCGGGTGACCAGCGCTACCGCCGACATCGGCACCGGTACGTACACCATCATGACCCAGATTGCCGCTGATACACTCGGGATGCCCATTGAAGATGTGATTTTCCGCCTGGGCGATTCGGACATGCCGCTTGCACCCATCGAAGGAGGATCCTGGACGGCCGCTACCGTGGGTACGGCCGTGAAGGTGGCCTGCGAAGAACTTGGCAAAAAACTGTTCAAGATGGCGCAGAAAATGAAAAATTCGCCGTTTGCGGATGTGAAGCCGGAAGACATTGTTTTTGCTGATGCACATCTTCGGCTTAAAGACAATCCTTCGGTGGCCGTTTCCCTGCGGGACATTGTCGGGACAAACGGGGGCCGGGCCGTTAGCGAAACATCGACTTCGCTGCCGAATATGCTGCAACAGCGCAAATACGCCCGGGCCGCTCACTCGGCGGTGTTTGTGGAAGTGGAAGTGGATGAGGATTTTGGCACCGTCCGGGTGACGCGGGCCGTTACGGCCGTGGCGGGGGGGCGCATTCTGAACCCTAAAACGGCCCGGAGCCAAATTATCGGCGGTATGGTGTGGGGAATCAGCAAGGCTCTGGAAGAAGAGAGCGTCATGGATCACCAGTTCGGGCGGTTCATGAACCACAACCTGTCGGAATACCACGTGGCCGTCAACGCCGATATTCAGGAGCTGGACGTTGTTTTTGTGGAAGAAAATGACACCATTGTAAACCCGCTGGGCGTAAAAGGGCTGGGTGAAATTGGCATTGTCGGAATGCCGGCTGCCGTAGCCAACGCTATATTCCACGCGACGGGCAAACGGGTTCGTAGTCTGCCGATTACGCTGGATAAATTGTTGTAG
- the corA gene encoding magnesium/cobalt transporter CorA, whose protein sequence is MIRIFQQDETAVRKVRDIESFSDTERTLWVDLQNPSREETKSVEEKFDVNFQTQQEQAEIESSSRYIEEDDFLIANSNFLIPDKEHMYVTVPVSFMLKDDTLFTYRNADLRSFADTVKKIKSRRSVFNDGAQILITIFESRIDHDADLIEMVSQEIKAINRKLDLDAALDREMLLKINDYQELTMSIRENVVDKQRVISAMIRSDGWFTNDEQQRLRTLIKDINSLIDHTNFIFERLEFLQNTFLGLIDLDQNRIVKIFTVVSLVFLPPTLLASIWGMNFASMPELSWQLGYPLALASIVLSSLVTLWIFRRKNWL, encoded by the coding sequence GGGTGGATTTACAGAACCCCTCGCGCGAGGAAACCAAGAGCGTGGAGGAAAAATTCGACGTCAACTTTCAGACCCAGCAGGAGCAGGCCGAAATTGAGAGCAGCTCACGGTACATTGAGGAAGACGACTTTCTGATTGCCAACTCCAACTTTCTGATTCCGGATAAAGAGCATATGTACGTGACGGTGCCGGTCAGTTTTATGCTCAAGGACGATACGCTGTTTACCTACCGCAACGCCGACCTGCGGTCGTTTGCCGATACCGTCAAAAAAATCAAATCCCGGCGGTCGGTGTTTAACGACGGGGCTCAAATTCTGATCACCATTTTCGAATCCCGGATCGACCACGACGCCGATTTGATCGAGATGGTTTCGCAGGAAATTAAAGCCATCAACCGCAAACTGGATCTGGATGCCGCGCTGGACCGGGAAATGCTCCTGAAAATCAACGATTACCAGGAGTTAACGATGTCAATCCGGGAAAACGTTGTCGACAAGCAACGGGTAATCTCGGCCATGATCCGCAGCGATGGCTGGTTTACCAACGACGAACAGCAGCGGCTTCGGACGCTCATCAAGGACATTAATTCGCTGATCGACCACACGAACTTTATTTTTGAACGGCTGGAATTTTTGCAGAACACCTTCCTTGGTTTGATTGATCTCGATCAGAACCGCATTGTGAAAATCTTCACGGTGGTTTCGCTGGTGTTTCTGCCGCCAACGCTGCTGGCGAGCATCTGGGGTATGAACTTCGCCAGCATGCCGGAGCTGAGCTGGCAGCTTGGCTATCCACTGGCGCTGGCATCCATTGTGTTATCCTCGCTGGTTACGCTCTGGATTTTCCGGCGAAAAAACTGGTTATAA
- a CDS encoding mechanosensitive ion channel family protein — translation MESPAFSLQSVYDQVAAFATLYGFKILLAIIILVIGLWLTNQVVRMLSAVMSKRHVDRDVQPFLLSLVNVLLKVLVLLSVASTLGVETTSFVAIIGAAGLAVGLALQGSLANFAGGVLILTFKPFRVGDLISAQGFTGTVEAIRIFDTVLITPDNRTIVLPNGALSTSPMTNISGKGTIRVDMVFAAGNANSVDSIKTSIARVIDTCPYAQKDRTHDILVTKLTELAFHFDVRVWTSSDTYWETYYYIHEGIARQFAKDGIKGPEPSITVMGNFSNASNGLLTRQAA, via the coding sequence ATGGAATCCCCCGCTTTTTCGTTGCAGAGTGTGTATGATCAGGTAGCGGCTTTTGCTACGCTTTACGGCTTTAAAATTTTACTGGCGATTATCATTCTGGTTATCGGCCTGTGGCTCACGAATCAGGTGGTTAGGATGCTTTCGGCGGTGATGAGCAAACGGCATGTTGATCGTGATGTACAGCCCTTTCTGCTTTCGCTGGTCAACGTCTTGTTGAAAGTGCTGGTGCTGCTCAGTGTGGCCAGCACGCTCGGCGTTGAAACAACCTCATTTGTGGCCATCATTGGTGCCGCAGGCTTGGCGGTTGGTCTGGCCTTGCAGGGCAGTCTGGCCAATTTTGCCGGTGGGGTCCTGATTCTAACCTTCAAGCCGTTTCGGGTGGGCGATCTGATCAGTGCGCAGGGATTTACCGGAACCGTCGAAGCCATCCGGATTTTTGATACGGTGCTGATAACGCCGGATAACCGCACCATCGTTTTGCCCAACGGGGCGCTGTCCACGTCGCCCATGACGAACATTTCGGGCAAAGGGACCATCCGCGTTGATATGGTTTTTGCCGCCGGTAATGCCAACTCCGTCGACAGCATCAAGACCTCGATCGCGCGTGTGATCGATACCTGCCCGTACGCGCAGAAAGACCGGACCCACGATATTCTGGTAACCAAACTTACGGAACTGGCTTTCCATTTCGACGTCCGGGTCTGGACCAGCAGCGATACGTACTGGGAAACCTACTACTACATCCACGAAGGCATCGCCCGGCAATTTGCCAAGGATGGCATCAAAGGACCGGAGCCGAGCATTACGGTTATGGGGAATTTCAGCAACGCCAGCAATGGCTTGTTGACCAGACAGGCTGCTTGA
- a CDS encoding endonuclease/exonuclease/phosphatase family protein translates to MRVAFLLLTVLVSTVSAQTVSVGTARVPLNILSFNVRVNTPQDGLNAWPNRKEMAAGVIQDYQVDFAGLQEALAGQLADLQDQLPAYAWIGAGRDDGKTQGEFSPIFYNKQKFELLKHGTFWLSETPDIPGSKSWEAAFPRIATYGIFRDKRNESELFVINTHFDHLSETARQKSANLLIAQIKKIGQDLPVILTGDFNTPEISPAIQALMGDSSLKLANTERLSKNPHTGGKTTYNGFKTDQRGPVIDFIFVGPGIDVNRHDYLPILKDNVFISDHWPVLSRVMLE, encoded by the coding sequence ATGCGAGTAGCCTTTCTGCTTCTGACGGTTCTTGTTTCGACCGTTTCGGCCCAGACCGTTTCCGTCGGAACCGCCCGGGTTCCCCTGAATATTCTCTCGTTTAACGTTCGGGTTAACACCCCACAGGACGGACTGAATGCCTGGCCCAACCGTAAAGAGATGGCCGCTGGTGTCATCCAGGATTATCAGGTCGATTTTGCCGGGTTGCAGGAAGCATTAGCGGGGCAGCTTGCCGATTTGCAGGACCAATTGCCAGCCTACGCGTGGATTGGCGCCGGGCGGGACGACGGTAAGACGCAGGGTGAATTTTCACCGATTTTCTACAACAAACAAAAATTTGAGCTTCTTAAACACGGAACATTCTGGCTTTCCGAGACCCCGGACATACCGGGCAGCAAATCCTGGGAAGCGGCTTTTCCCCGCATAGCGACCTACGGCATTTTCCGGGATAAACGAAATGAAAGTGAACTTTTTGTGATCAATACCCACTTCGACCACCTCAGCGAAACGGCCCGTCAAAAGAGCGCCAACCTTCTGATCGCCCAGATAAAAAAAATAGGTCAGGATTTACCCGTGATTTTAACCGGCGATTTCAACACCCCGGAAATTTCGCCAGCCATCCAGGCGCTGATGGGTGATTCGTCTCTGAAGCTCGCCAACACCGAGCGCTTATCCAAGAATCCCCACACGGGTGGGAAAACCACTTACAACGGCTTCAAAACCGATCAGCGCGGACCGGTGATCGATTTTATTTTTGTGGGGCCGGGCATTGACGTGAACCGGCACGATTACCTGCCCATCCTGAAAGACAACGTTTTTATCTCCGATCACTGGCCGGTGCTGAGTCGAGTCATGCTGGAGTAA
- a CDS encoding (2Fe-2S)-binding protein → MQTILPPETEASPAALPEKTTIQLTINGSVHQLELEPWTSLLDALREYLHLTGTKKGCDHGQCGACTVLVDGKRINSCLTLAIMKDGSEITTIEGLAGENGLHPLQTAFVEHDAYQCGYCTPGQICSAVGMINEGRAKTADDIRELMSGNLCRCGAYPHIVDAIQEVMQNQTQA, encoded by the coding sequence ATGCAAACAATCCTGCCTCCAGAAACCGAAGCGAGTCCTGCTGCGCTGCCGGAAAAAACGACGATTCAGCTAACGATCAACGGCTCCGTTCACCAGCTGGAACTGGAACCGTGGACCTCTCTGCTTGACGCCCTGCGGGAGTATCTGCACCTAACCGGCACCAAAAAAGGGTGCGATCACGGTCAGTGTGGTGCCTGTACGGTCCTGGTCGACGGCAAGCGAATCAACTCCTGCCTGACGCTGGCCATTATGAAAGATGGCTCCGAGATTACGACGATTGAGGGGCTGGCCGGTGAAAACGGTTTACACCCGCTGCAAACGGCTTTTGTCGAGCACGATGCCTACCAATGCGGTTACTGCACACCGGGCCAGATCTGCTCGGCCGTGGGCATGATCAACGAGGGGCGGGCCAAAACAGCCGACGACATTCGCGAATTGATGAGCGGCAACCTCTGCCGTTGCGGGGCCTATCCGCACATTGTCGATGCCATTCAGGAAGTGATGCAAAACCAGACCCAAGCCTGA
- a CDS encoding FAD binding domain-containing protein, translating into MNRFSYSRPGNVDTAVDELAHREGAKFIAGGTNLLDLMKENVERPNHLIDINHLALKTIEETEDGGLRLGALVTNADTAYHEKVESRYPLLSQAILAGASAQLRNMATNGGNLFQRTRCYYFYDTGTPCNKREPGSGCGAINGFNRIHAILGTSDENPESRCIATHPSDMCVALAALDAVVRITGPTGDRTVPFADFHRLPGNTPWLDTTIQPGELVTAIDLPAKGFPDYFTYLKLRDRQSYAFALVSVAVGLEIENNQITDARIALGGVAHKPWRKPEAEAMLVGKTVKESDFQSVAETILSGAKGYGHNTFKIELAKRAIVRALQRAAKIETES; encoded by the coding sequence ATGAACCGATTCTCGTATTCCCGGCCCGGCAACGTCGATACGGCTGTGGACGAACTGGCCCACCGCGAGGGGGCGAAATTTATCGCGGGCGGTACCAACCTGCTCGATCTGATGAAAGAAAATGTTGAGCGGCCCAACCACCTCATCGATATCAACCACCTGGCGCTGAAGACCATCGAAGAGACTGAAGACGGAGGGCTCCGGCTCGGCGCGCTGGTTACCAATGCCGACACGGCCTACCATGAAAAGGTCGAAAGCCGGTATCCGCTTTTGTCGCAGGCTATCCTGGCCGGAGCGTCGGCGCAGTTGCGTAACATGGCGACCAACGGCGGAAATCTCTTTCAACGGACCCGCTGCTATTATTTTTACGATACCGGCACGCCCTGCAACAAGCGCGAACCCGGATCGGGCTGCGGAGCCATCAATGGGTTTAACCGCATTCACGCCATTCTGGGTACTTCGGACGAAAACCCGGAAAGCCGCTGCATTGCGACCCATCCGTCGGATATGTGCGTGGCGCTGGCGGCCCTGGATGCTGTTGTTCGGATAACCGGCCCAACCGGCGACCGGACCGTACCCTTTGCGGATTTTCATCGGCTGCCCGGCAACACCCCCTGGCTGGACACCACCATTCAGCCCGGCGAACTGGTGACGGCGATTGACCTGCCCGCCAAAGGATTTCCCGACTATTTCACCTACCTGAAACTCCGCGACCGGCAGTCGTACGCCTTTGCGCTGGTGTCGGTGGCCGTCGGGCTGGAAATCGAAAACAACCAGATCACCGACGCCCGGATTGCACTGGGTGGCGTAGCGCATAAACCGTGGCGCAAGCCGGAAGCGGAAGCGATGCTGGTCGGAAAGACGGTTAAGGAGTCTGATTTTCAATCCGTAGCCGAAACGATTCTGAGCGGAGCAAAAGGGTACGGACACAACACGTTTAAAATCGAACTGGCTAAACGCGCCATCGTACGGGCGTTGCAACGGGCTGCTAAAATCGAAACGGAATCATGA